Within Topomyia yanbarensis strain Yona2022 chromosome 2, ASM3024719v1, whole genome shotgun sequence, the genomic segment CTATAGCTGGGTACACTAGCGAAACAGAACAGGACATCCCTGTAGTCAAGCGAGCCAAGATGGAGTTTTATAAAATATCAAATCAAGATTTTCCTGCTATAGCACAGATGATCATATTTGGGGGTCGGCCCTGAAACCAACTATCACCGGCAGTAGACTGgttcatcaaaaataatcaaagtAGGTCAATCAAAAGATGCAGCCAATGTTTTGTTCAAGCAGAGTAAAAGATACATATTTCCACATTTCCACAAAATCCGTGGATGCCCAGTGTTAAATAGGATGTGGGGATACAGATgggttaaggggttatatacaaaaatgGCATGGGAAATTCGCAACGCGTCTAGTACCGGCCAGTATAACTAAATTAATattggaatttgcgtttcgacttcgtttgaTCAGATTCCATCAACAATTTAACGGTAGAACTAATCTTTTTTTGTAAACCGACGTTTCGTTTTATAGCTTCCAAAGAACTTGCCAACATACAGACTGCAATGAGTCAGTTCGCTTCGACCACATGTGTCAGATTTGTACCACACACCACCGAGAAGCTTTACGTGAGTATTGATAGTGGAGAAACTGGTTGTTGGTCCTTTCAGGGACGAAGCACGGTAAATAAGCAGAATCGGGTGAATCTACAAACGCCTTACTGTACCGAAACATTCATAGTTGTTCACGAGCTAATGCATGCGCTAGGATTCATCCACGAATTTACCAGACCGGATCGTGACAGTTGGGTATCGATTAATTTGGGAGCTTTGGAACCTCAGTATCAGACGGGTGAGGGGTCTATTAAATTCAGTGCATTGaaataataatatataaaaTTCCTATTAGCCGAGTTCTATCTAAGAGCTTTCGCGATACAATCGGTTGCTCAAGATGAGCTGCACAGAATTCCTTATAACTACGGTAGTGTGATGCACTACTCCAAATACGGAGGGGCTGCCAGTTACAGTACACCAGTGATGACTAATTTGGTAGGAGgtatataatgatttcaaactcatcgtttttaaaatattttttcttgttttcagcAACCATGGGAAGGTGATTTTGGTAACACTACCGGTCTATCGGATCTAGATATTTTTAGAGTCAATTACAGGTACTGTAATTCTACTATCACTACTGCGACGACATCAGCAGCACCGgtgagtatttttacatttcttataaaagaaatgtatagaatt encodes:
- the LOC131684425 gene encoding astacin-like, with the protein product MASLGFLIPLAALLWVGHAADFRISIHHNHSRGIFDFATKPSIEVGKRLRNQNRKLDKTFAFEKGIGYYYQYDIMLKPYELYRGIRSPARWPGAIVPYQITGSFTSKELANIQTAMSQFASTTCVRFVPHTTEKLYVSIDSGETGCWSFQGRSTVNKQNRVNLQTPYCTETFIVVHELMHALGFIHEFTRPDRDSWVSINLGALEPQYQTAEFYLRAFAIQSVAQDELHRIPYNYGSVMHYSKYGGAASYSTPVMTNLQPWEGDFGNTTGLSDLDIFRVNYRYCNSTITTATTSAAPIKFRRTTSNATAKSTKGNSTSTKPSN